In Populus alba chromosome 1, ASM523922v2, whole genome shotgun sequence, a single window of DNA contains:
- the LOC118038201 gene encoding uncharacterized protein At4g28440: protein METPTNTGKEHQEESSNAGGKPGLRKPVFTKVDLLKPGTGGHTLTVKVLNSIAVLPKGRSVSHHHRQSRIAECLIGDDTGSIIFTARNEQVDLMKPGATVIIRNAKIDMFKGSMRLAVDKWGRVEVTEPAEFVVKEDNNLSLVEYELVNVTEE, encoded by the exons atggaaACAccaacaaacacaggaaaggaACACCAAGAAGAGAGCAGCAATGCGGGTGGGAAACCTGGACTTAGAAAGCCTGTCTTCACCAAAGTGGACCTGCTCAAGCCTGGAACTGGAGGTCATACCTTGACTGTCAAGGTCCTTAATTCCATTGCTGTCCTTCCAAAGGGCCGATCGGTCTCTCACCATCACCGTCAGTCGCGAATCGCTGAATGTCTTATTGGGGATGACACTGGTTCCATCATCTTCACCGCAAGAAACGAACAAG tTGATTTGATGAAGCCAGGGGCAACTGTAATCATCCGCAATGCAAAGATTGACATGTTCAAGGGATCTATGAGGCTAGCAGTTGACAAATGGGGTCGTGTTGAAGTCACTGAGCCTGCAGAATTTGTAGTCAAGGAAGACAACAATCTCTCTCTTGTTGAATATGAGCTTGTGAATGTTACAGAAGAGTGA
- the LOC118038215 gene encoding putative F-box protein At3g10430 gives MDDTKEEVPNTIVTKLSADVMIDILSRFHWKTVLSFRCVCKTWLRLISDKDFADSYLSRSLPGILIKALPEGGISSLFHLFQIHEETDRTFKVGGMELVPETNLPATANIELMNSCNGLLCLSGGELRNVIHVCNPILCEYIEIHVDDHKTCLYGNYFALGCSATGNQYKVLRTFYQNDQHRCPKAEIYTIKTGHWRSVGNGFSIGRLDFNTSLHGCIHWARYETSLECICSFDFESEQFKRLPAPPICDGNLDGFTRLGVLRDCLSVTVRKWDAPYEIHDTHAIAYNPSFVSLHHIAAGEEQVLRTNTGLTEIPLSLTRGSEDPTEKGYCDENASSIKYSLEFVKGCSYARRRGLPMTSHCSGHSVIEREMAILK, from the exons ATGGATGATACGAAAGAAGAAGTGCCAAACACCATAGTCACCAAGCTCTCAGCGGATGTGATGATTGACATACTATCAAGATTTCACTGGAAGACAGTCTTGAGCTTCAGGTGCGTTTGCAAGACTTGGCTTCGCTTAATTTCAGATAAAGACTTTGCCGACTCCTACCTCTCAAGATCTCTCCCTGGAATCTTGATCAAAGCCTTGCCTGAAGGAGGCATATCGAGTTTATTCCATTTATTCCAGATTCATGAGGAAACTGATAGAACTTTCAAGGTTGGGGGAATGGAGCTTGTTCCTGAAACCAACTTACCAGCCACAGCAAATATTGAGTTGATGAATTCTTGTAATGGACTGCTTTGCTTATCAGGAGGTGAACTCCGCAATGTTATTCATGTTTGCAATCCAATTTTATGTGAGTACATCGAAATCCATGTGGATGATCATAAAACATGTTTGTATGGCAACTACTTTGCTCTTGGATGTAGTGCCACTGGCAATCAATACAAAGTGCTGAGGactttttatcaaaatgatcAGCATAGGTGCCCTAAGGCTGAAATATACACAATTAAGACAGGACATTGGAGAAGCGTAGGAAATGGTTTCAGCATTGGAAGACTGGATTTTAATACCTCTCTGCATGGTTGCATCCACTGGGCCCGTTATGAAACAAGTTTGGAGTGTATCTGCTCTTTTGACTTTGAAAGTGAGCAGTTCAAGAGATTGCCGGCACCTCCTATCTGTGATGGAAATTTGGATGGATTCACAAGGTTGGGGGTTTTAAGAGATTGTTTGTCTGTGACTGTACGTAAGTGGGATGCTCCTTATGAAATTCAC GATACCCATGCGATTGCATACAATCCAAGTTTCGTTTCACTCCACCATATTGCTGCAGGAGAAGAACAAGTGCTGAG GACCAATACGGGCTTAACTGAGATTCCACTGTCTTTGACGAGAGGTTCGGAAGACCCAACAGAAAAGG GTTATTGTGATGAAAATGCCAGTTCAATCAAGTACAGTCTTGAATTTGTTAAAGGATGTTCTTATGCTAGAAGGCGTGGTTTGCCCATGACCAGTCACTGTAGTGGGCATTCTGTCATTGAAAGAGAAATGGCGATCCTGAAGtga